A part of Pyramidobacter porci genomic DNA contains:
- a CDS encoding phosphate ABC transporter ATP-binding protein, with product MNLCARIENLNVSAGAQNILNGLSLECPDRKITVLVGRSGSGKTTLLRSLNRLNDCFPALRTSGRVELKIGGLLRAVGDVPLPELRRRAGMVFQSPNPLPLSVARNVLLPLQLTLGVKGTEAEGRMKQALEQVGLWKEVAGRLNQPAASLSGGQQQRLCLARTLALEPDVLLLDEPTASLDRHAAEVVEDLLLSLKERYPIVMVSHSLIQARRLADRLAVLRGGALCRTLDAAELPAGGEGEVFIERLL from the coding sequence GCAAAACATCCTGAACGGTCTGTCGCTGGAATGTCCCGACCGGAAGATCACCGTGCTGGTCGGACGCAGCGGCTCGGGCAAGACGACGCTGCTGCGGTCGCTGAACCGGCTGAACGACTGTTTTCCGGCGCTGCGCACGTCGGGCCGCGTGGAGCTGAAAATCGGCGGCCTCCTGCGGGCCGTCGGCGACGTGCCGCTGCCGGAACTGCGCCGCCGCGCCGGCATGGTCTTTCAGTCGCCCAACCCCTTGCCTCTGAGCGTCGCCCGCAATGTGCTGCTGCCTTTGCAGCTGACGCTCGGCGTGAAGGGAACGGAGGCGGAGGGGCGCATGAAACAGGCGCTCGAGCAGGTAGGGCTGTGGAAAGAGGTCGCAGGGCGGCTGAACCAGCCCGCCGCGTCGCTGTCGGGCGGGCAGCAGCAGCGTCTTTGTCTGGCGCGCACGCTGGCGCTGGAACCTGACGTGCTGCTGCTGGACGAGCCGACCGCGTCGCTCGACCGCCACGCCGCTGAGGTCGTCGAAGATCTGCTGCTGTCGCTGAAAGAGCGCTATCCGATCGTGATGGTCTCGCACAGTCTGATTCAGGCGCGCCGCCTCGCCGACCGCCTCGCCGTGCTGCGCGGCGGCGCGCTGTGCCGCACGCTCGACGCCGCCGAGCTGCCCGCGGGCGGCGAAGGCGAGGTGTTCATCGAGCGTTTGCTGTAA
- the tpx gene encoding thiol peroxidase produces MQERKGVVAMKGNPLTLVGPELKVGDKAPDFAVVDTAMAPKSLKDYAGKIKVLSVTPSLDTPVCDLQATWFNEDAAELGDVYVLNVSMDLPFALKRYCAAKGFDKVATLSDHREASFGTAYGVLIKELRLLARAVFVVDRDDVIRYVEVVPEATDSIDYDKLLEAVKALA; encoded by the coding sequence ATGCAGGAAAGAAAAGGCGTCGTCGCGATGAAGGGCAATCCGCTCACGCTGGTGGGGCCGGAGCTGAAAGTCGGCGACAAGGCGCCCGATTTCGCCGTGGTCGACACGGCCATGGCGCCCAAATCGCTGAAGGATTACGCGGGCAAGATCAAGGTGCTCTCCGTGACGCCGTCGCTGGACACGCCCGTCTGCGATCTGCAGGCCACGTGGTTCAACGAGGACGCGGCCGAGCTGGGCGACGTGTACGTGCTCAACGTCAGTATGGACCTGCCCTTCGCGCTGAAACGCTATTGCGCCGCCAAGGGCTTCGACAAGGTGGCGACGCTCTCCGACCACCGCGAGGCCTCGTTCGGCACGGCCTACGGCGTGCTGATCAAGGAGCTGCGCCTGCTGGCCCGCGCCGTTTTCGTGGTCGACCGCGACGACGTGATCCGCTACGTCGAAGTGGTGCCCGAGGCCACCGACTCCATCGACTACGACAAGCTGCTGGAGGCCGTCAAGGCGCTGGCGTAA
- a CDS encoding serine hydrolase — translation MPENWKGGVLRAIAGAAGGAPAAAVYDGTADLQLVYNGGRFVPAGPMAALPALWNLFERVEAGEIELGEPLPGAPMSWEDAARAVCGGGVEAVNALISALGMEAVNAAARRAGMEQTEIRRPVGENESLRSNVTCAEDAAAFFRRLLSHEGLSEASCRRLLALMSESRDGGKFASVGEKCLARFGASFPGSEYDAGVLCPDGKRPVVAAALVMLQPDREKGARFCRRVAEAVCGEDGEA, via the coding sequence ATGCCTGAAAATTGGAAAGGCGGCGTCCTGCGGGCGATCGCCGGCGCCGCCGGCGGCGCGCCGGCGGCGGCCGTTTACGACGGCACGGCGGACCTGCAGCTTGTCTATAACGGCGGACGTTTTGTGCCCGCCGGACCGATGGCGGCGCTGCCGGCGCTGTGGAACCTTTTCGAGCGCGTCGAAGCGGGCGAGATCGAACTGGGAGAGCCGCTTCCCGGCGCTCCCATGAGCTGGGAAGACGCGGCCCGCGCCGTCTGCGGCGGCGGCGTGGAAGCAGTCAACGCGCTGATCAGCGCGCTCGGCATGGAAGCGGTCAACGCCGCGGCCCGCCGCGCCGGCATGGAGCAGACGGAGATCCGCCGCCCGGTGGGGGAGAACGAATCGCTGCGGAGCAACGTCACCTGCGCCGAGGACGCGGCCGCATTTTTCCGTCGTCTTCTGAGTCACGAGGGGCTGTCGGAGGCCAGTTGCCGGCGTCTGCTGGCGCTCATGTCGGAATCCCGGGACGGCGGCAAGTTCGCGTCCGTGGGAGAAAAATGCCTGGCGCGTTTCGGCGCTTCGTTTCCCGGCAGCGAATACGACGCGGGCGTCCTCTGCCCCGACGGCAAGCGTCCCGTGGTCGCCGCGGCGCTGGTGATGCTGCAGCCGGATCGCGAAAAGGGCGCGCGCTTCTGCCGCCGCGTCGCCGAAGCCGTCTGCGGCGAAGACGGGGAGGCGTAG
- a CDS encoding ATP-dependent helicase, giving the protein MKDILEGLNASQREAVTATEGYVRVIAGAGSGKTRALSRRFAWLVDGLGVIPGRILCVTFSNKSANEMRQRIHALTGDNDTGYVNTFHGFCVSVLQEDSHAVQYPKSFIVLDNSDIDDILRIVYAERGLTLRDMTFAEARDMFEIRKLFKEPRYCLDLIALPLERLRKKYEEAAETADILFYGYLYQQKKCFGLDYNDLIVFTLHIFEREPEIRRKWQQRLEYVMIDEFQDIDGLQYRLMEALCGFHKNLFVVGDPDQTIYTWRGASVKYLLDFDARHPGTRTIMMMENYRSTPQILAAANSLIGKNETRVKKDLLPVRAPGAPVRCFHGETAEDEARWIAAEIKKLREAGAPCKSCAVLYRAHYLTRSLEAAFLKEKIPYTIYAGVQFYDRAEIKDALAYLRLVAYRDDLSFRRVVNAPRRNMGARRMAFLEERAASLGCSLWEALTATLDEEIFKGTRAAAFVRLIERFSAAPVLPVSEALSGLLDESGYEAMLRTEGAQQRLDNLAELKQAVHEYETTCGEESGVADYLRHAALFTDGDRAESADTVRLMTVHAAKGLEFPHVFLCGMNEGVFPTRRTRTLQAMEEERRLAFVAVTRARDALCLTEAGGRTLDGSPRYPSRFVLDIDPELLQHVAPPRPGLIEEARERIAESERQLRCDSRIEALPPGTKVTHPVFGPGVIVDADADELCYTVRFDRLATPRRLSFKAPLTRS; this is encoded by the coding sequence AAGGGCTGAACGCGTCCCAGCGCGAGGCCGTGACGGCCACGGAAGGCTACGTGCGCGTCATCGCCGGCGCCGGTTCGGGCAAGACGCGCGCCCTGTCGCGGCGCTTCGCCTGGCTGGTGGATGGGCTGGGCGTGATACCCGGGCGCATCCTCTGCGTCACCTTCAGCAACAAGTCGGCCAACGAAATGCGCCAGCGCATCCACGCGCTCACCGGCGACAACGACACCGGCTACGTCAACACGTTTCACGGCTTCTGCGTCTCCGTCCTGCAGGAGGACAGCCACGCCGTGCAGTATCCGAAAAGCTTCATCGTCCTCGACAACTCCGACATCGACGACATCCTCAGGATCGTTTACGCCGAGCGCGGCCTGACATTGCGCGACATGACCTTCGCCGAGGCGCGCGACATGTTCGAGATCCGCAAGCTCTTCAAGGAGCCGCGGTACTGCCTCGACCTGATCGCCCTGCCGCTGGAACGGCTGCGCAAAAAATACGAAGAAGCCGCGGAGACGGCGGACATCCTGTTTTACGGCTATCTCTACCAGCAGAAGAAATGCTTCGGCCTGGACTACAACGACCTGATCGTCTTCACGCTGCACATCTTCGAGCGCGAGCCGGAGATCCGCCGCAAGTGGCAGCAGCGCCTCGAATACGTGATGATCGACGAGTTTCAGGACATCGACGGGCTTCAGTACCGCCTCATGGAAGCCCTCTGCGGCTTTCACAAAAACCTGTTCGTCGTCGGCGACCCCGACCAGACCATCTACACCTGGCGCGGCGCCAGCGTCAAATACCTTCTCGACTTCGACGCCCGTCACCCGGGCACGCGCACGATCATGATGATGGAAAATTACCGCTCCACGCCGCAGATCCTCGCGGCCGCCAACAGCCTGATCGGCAAGAACGAGACGCGCGTCAAAAAAGACCTGCTCCCCGTGCGCGCCCCCGGCGCCCCGGTGCGCTGCTTCCACGGCGAGACGGCAGAGGACGAGGCGCGCTGGATCGCCGCCGAGATCAAAAAACTCCGCGAAGCGGGCGCGCCCTGCAAGTCGTGCGCGGTGCTGTACCGCGCCCATTACCTGACGCGCAGCCTGGAAGCGGCGTTTTTGAAGGAGAAGATCCCCTACACGATCTACGCCGGCGTGCAGTTCTACGACCGCGCCGAGATCAAGGACGCGCTCGCCTACCTGCGCCTGGTCGCCTACCGCGACGACCTCTCCTTCCGCCGCGTGGTCAACGCGCCGCGGCGCAACATGGGGGCGCGGCGCATGGCCTTTTTGGAAGAGCGGGCGGCGTCGCTCGGCTGCTCGCTGTGGGAGGCGCTGACCGCGACGCTGGACGAGGAAATTTTCAAAGGCACCCGCGCCGCCGCCTTCGTGCGCCTGATCGAACGGTTCTCCGCCGCCCCGGTTCTGCCAGTCTCGGAAGCGCTGTCCGGCCTCCTCGACGAGAGCGGCTACGAAGCCATGCTGCGCACCGAGGGCGCCCAGCAGCGCCTCGACAATCTGGCCGAGCTGAAACAGGCCGTCCACGAGTACGAAACGACCTGCGGCGAGGAAAGCGGCGTCGCCGATTACCTCCGCCATGCGGCGCTGTTCACCGACGGCGACCGCGCCGAGTCGGCCGACACGGTGCGCCTGATGACCGTGCATGCCGCCAAGGGGCTGGAATTTCCCCACGTGTTTCTGTGCGGCATGAACGAAGGCGTATTCCCGACGCGCCGCACGCGCACGCTGCAAGCGATGGAGGAGGAGCGCCGCCTCGCCTTCGTTGCCGTGACCCGCGCCCGCGACGCCCTCTGCCTGACGGAAGCCGGCGGCCGCACGCTCGACGGTTCGCCGCGCTATCCGAGCCGCTTCGTCCTCGATATCGACCCGGAACTTTTGCAGCACGTCGCGCCGCCGCGCCCCGGCCTGATCGAAGAGGCCCGCGAGCGTATCGCCGAGAGCGAAAGGCAGCTGCGCTGCGACAGCCGGATCGAGGCGCTGCCGCCGGGCACGAAGGTGACGCACCCCGTTTTCGGCCCCGGCGTGATCGTCGACGCGGACGCGGACGAGCTGTGCTACACGGTGCGCTTCGACCGCCTCGCCACGCCGCGGCGGCTCAGCTTCAAAGCGCCGCTGACGCGGTCGTAG